The proteins below come from a single Mycobacteriales bacterium genomic window:
- a CDS encoding glycosyltransferase family 2 protein, whose translation MSGAPLRLVVVTYSPGESLAPFLRSLATATTGPYDVVLADNGSTDGVPQAAVGPGVRLLPTGGNVGYGRAANLGASGFDGEWLVVANPDIQWSPGALDALLEAAGRWPRAGCLGPAIRTPDGRLYPSARAFPSLGRGIGHAVFGWMWPTNPWTRSYRAEAGSPVEGPTGWLSGSCMLLRREAFEAVAGFDPSYFMYCEDMDLCRRLGEAGWASVYVPEAVITHQGGHATSRVAGPMLREHHRALYRYLARQYSGPRWAPVRVLLGAGLLLRYLLAARVRSLGEGAAPTRSADVLEES comes from the coding sequence GTGAGCGGGGCGCCCCTCCGCCTGGTGGTCGTCACCTACTCCCCGGGCGAGTCGCTCGCCCCCTTCCTGCGCTCCCTCGCCACGGCGACCACCGGCCCGTACGACGTGGTGCTCGCCGACAACGGCAGCACCGACGGCGTGCCGCAGGCCGCGGTGGGGCCCGGGGTGCGGCTGCTGCCGACCGGCGGGAATGTCGGCTACGGGCGGGCCGCCAACCTGGGTGCCTCCGGCTTCGACGGGGAGTGGCTGGTCGTCGCGAACCCCGACATCCAGTGGTCCCCCGGCGCGCTGGACGCGCTGCTCGAGGCGGCGGGACGCTGGCCCCGCGCCGGCTGCCTCGGCCCGGCGATCCGCACCCCCGACGGCCGGCTCTACCCCTCCGCCCGGGCCTTCCCCTCCCTCGGTCGCGGCATCGGCCATGCGGTGTTCGGCTGGATGTGGCCGACCAACCCGTGGACCCGCTCCTACCGGGCCGAGGCCGGTTCCCCGGTCGAGGGGCCGACGGGCTGGCTGTCCGGCTCCTGCATGCTGCTGCGCCGCGAGGCCTTCGAAGCCGTGGCCGGCTTCGATCCCTCGTACTTCATGTACTGCGAGGACATGGACCTGTGCCGCCGGCTCGGCGAGGCCGGCTGGGCGAGCGTCTACGTGCCGGAGGCCGTCATCACCCACCAGGGTGGGCACGCGACCTCGCGGGTCGCCGGGCCGATGCTGCGCGAGCACCACCGGGCGCTCTACCGCTACCTGGCACGGCAGTACTCCGGTCCCCGCTGGGCGCCGGTGCGGGTGCTGCTGGGGGCGGGGCTGCTGCTGCGCTACCTGCTGGCGGCGCGGGTGCGGTCGCTGGGCGAGGGTGCGGCGCCGACCCGCTCGGCCGACGTGCTGGA
- a CDS encoding glycosyltransferase family 1 protein — protein sequence MTAGSTGPSGPRVLIDATAVPADRGGVGRYVDGLISALAAGGADLALVCQRSDAERYSRMAPAAIVVPGPAAIAHRPARLAWEQTGLPMVAQQVSAQVVHAPHYTMPLRSGRPVVVTVHDVTFFTEPAMHSTVKGTFFRSATRTALRRAARVVTPSKATRDELVRVLDADATRIEVAYHGVDQQTFRVPTDAEKSRVQARLGLAGHSYIAFLGMLEPRKNVPGLIRGWVRACEGREFPPALVLAGGSGWDDTIDGTIAEVPSHLRVLRPGYLRFSDLPGFLGGALLVAYPSHGEGFGLPVLEAMACGAAVLTTDRLSLPEVGGDAVAYTEPDPAAIAAALDALLRDPERRKRLGVAGHARSLEFTWTASAEAHMAAYVRALES from the coding sequence GTGACCGCCGGCAGCACAGGACCGAGCGGTCCCCGCGTCCTGATCGACGCCACTGCCGTCCCGGCAGACCGCGGCGGCGTCGGCCGCTACGTCGACGGCCTCATCTCGGCGCTCGCCGCCGGCGGGGCCGACCTGGCGCTGGTCTGCCAGCGCTCGGACGCCGAGCGCTACAGCCGGATGGCGCCCGCCGCGATCGTGGTGCCCGGCCCGGCCGCCATCGCGCACCGACCGGCCCGGCTGGCCTGGGAGCAGACCGGCCTGCCGATGGTCGCCCAACAGGTCTCCGCCCAGGTCGTCCACGCGCCGCACTACACGATGCCGCTGCGCTCGGGCCGGCCGGTCGTCGTCACCGTCCACGACGTGACGTTCTTCACCGAGCCCGCCATGCACAGCACCGTCAAGGGCACCTTCTTCCGGTCGGCCACCCGCACCGCGCTGCGCCGCGCAGCCCGCGTCGTCACCCCGAGCAAGGCCACCCGCGACGAGCTCGTCCGGGTGCTGGACGCGGACGCGACCAGGATCGAGGTGGCCTACCACGGGGTGGACCAGCAGACCTTCCGGGTGCCTACGGACGCCGAGAAGAGCCGTGTGCAGGCACGGCTGGGACTGGCCGGTCACTCCTACATCGCTTTTCTGGGCATGCTCGAGCCGCGCAAGAACGTTCCGGGGCTGATCCGCGGCTGGGTGCGGGCCTGCGAGGGGCGCGAGTTCCCGCCGGCGCTCGTGCTGGCCGGCGGATCGGGCTGGGACGACACGATCGACGGCACCATCGCCGAGGTGCCCTCCCACCTGCGGGTGCTGCGCCCGGGTTACCTGCGCTTCAGCGACCTGCCCGGGTTCCTCGGTGGCGCGCTGCTGGTCGCCTATCCCAGCCACGGCGAGGGTTTCGGTCTGCCGGTGCTCGAGGCGATGGCCTGTGGCGCAGCCGTGCTCACCACCGACCGGCTCTCGCTGCCCGAGGTCGGCGGGGACGCGGTGGCCTACACCGAGCCGGACCCCGCCGCGATCGCCGCCGCCCTGGACGCGCTGCTCCGCGACCCCGAGCGGCGGAAGCGGCTCGGGGTGGCCGGACACGCGAGATCGCTGGAGTTCACCTGGACGGCCAGCGCCGAGGCGCACATGGCGGCATACGTCCGCGCACTCGAGTCGTGA
- a CDS encoding glycosyltransferase family 1 protein, producing MRLAVVLEQCLAPVPGGTGRYSREVAAALARSAGPDDELTGVVAWHRSTTAARIDGVRGPVRLPLPRRGLVAAWEHGLGPRVRAEVVLAPTPLFPPGGGAPCVVVVHDAVPWTHPETLTPRGGAWHRAQVERAGREAALVVVPTRAVADELRRHVGLRELLVVGEGVSADLALPADAAARALRLGLPDSYLLTVATLEPRKGLDLLLAALADPAAPALPLLCVGQPGWGGLDPAALAAAAGLTPDRVRVLGRLPDADLAVVLDRAVALVVPSRAEGFGLPLLEAMAAGTPVVTSDAPALVEVGGGAARVSRLEPAALAVTLREVSGDAGLRARMAQQGRARALAYSWDAAAGSLWSALRGLAPRRSA from the coding sequence ATGAGGCTCGCCGTCGTCCTCGAGCAGTGCCTGGCGCCGGTGCCCGGCGGGACCGGCCGCTACAGCCGCGAGGTCGCCGCGGCGCTCGCCCGCAGCGCCGGCCCCGACGACGAGCTGACCGGTGTCGTCGCCTGGCACCGCTCCACCACAGCCGCCCGCATCGACGGCGTACGCGGCCCGGTGCGGTTGCCGCTGCCGCGGCGCGGGCTGGTCGCCGCGTGGGAGCACGGGCTCGGCCCGCGGGTGCGGGCGGAGGTCGTGCTCGCCCCCACGCCGCTGTTCCCGCCCGGAGGTGGAGCGCCGTGCGTGGTCGTGGTGCACGACGCGGTGCCGTGGACCCATCCGGAGACGCTCACCCCGCGGGGGGGCGCCTGGCACCGCGCGCAGGTCGAGCGGGCCGGCCGCGAGGCAGCTCTCGTGGTGGTGCCGACGCGGGCCGTCGCCGACGAGCTGCGCCGGCACGTGGGGCTGCGTGAGCTTCTCGTGGTCGGTGAGGGCGTCAGCGCAGACCTCGCGCTGCCCGCGGACGCCGCGGCCCGGGCGCTCCGGCTGGGGCTGCCCGACTCCTACCTGCTCACCGTCGCCACCCTCGAGCCACGCAAGGGGCTGGACCTGCTGCTCGCGGCGCTCGCCGACCCGGCTGCCCCCGCGCTGCCGCTGCTCTGCGTCGGCCAGCCGGGCTGGGGCGGGCTCGACCCGGCAGCGTTGGCCGCGGCTGCCGGGCTGACCCCGGACCGGGTACGGGTGCTCGGCCGGCTGCCGGACGCGGATCTCGCGGTCGTGCTCGACCGGGCGGTCGCGCTGGTCGTGCCGAGCCGCGCGGAGGGCTTCGGGCTGCCGTTGCTCGAGGCGATGGCCGCCGGGACACCGGTGGTGACCAGCGACGCCCCCGCGCTGGTGGAGGTGGGTGGCGGTGCCGCTCGGGTCAGCCGGCTCGAGCCGGCCGCGCTGGCCGTCACGCTCCGGGAGGTGTCCGGGGACGCCGGACTGCGCGCGCGGATGGCGCAGCAGGGACGGGCGCGCGCCCTCGCGTACTCCTGGGACGCCGCAGCCGGGTCGCTGTGGTCGGCGCTGCGCGGCCTCGCGCCGCGCCGATCGGCGTAG
- a CDS encoding SpoIID/LytB domain-containing protein: MRRASALPSASRRRYAWTALAGLLAGSVLVVGTAAPAAAEEVAERPADGVFAIEGHGWGHGRGMSQWGAQGAASQGVSAETIVSTYYPGTTRSVLAPAPIRVLLQGDEGRDLQVHPAGGLTVTDVSTGTAQELPDGPSRWRVTVDSAGLHVQSLTGSTWSPYTLGGGTTHRGPIRFGGPTFVRVDFPNGTSRDYRGAVQAVQTATTTLASVVVLPLEDYLLGVVPREAPSSWKPAALQAQSIAARSYSANKRARVAGAGHWDICDTTQCQVFGGSRLHTAGGTTELEPASTSEAVRATAGVVRTYGGTPIFAEFSSSNGGWSTTGDFPYLRAQRDDWDGAVPNSVHAWKASLHATDLERRFPAVGTLKRIRVTARDGNGAWGGRVTKVTLEGVSSTGAATSVSTTGAGVYNARTWPANSDGLKSSWWRVVVAETGSSVTAQSSAPILVRPPGVSTGTLTTGLRNTGATAWPVDGLHLAVASPPGEADPLAGGSTRPGGYVRNATRPGATTVEPGETADFAVRLDAAGVAAGTHGRAYRLRIGDGPVFGATVAWSIPVQDAVLTAAYAALPVAAPGAGPATTGGPSPVFPDGRTVVVPRTGSTTVRVQLTDTGNVAWPAGDSSPVLLGTSLPRNRASTAAGPGWLSPSRAVRLRSGSGAVAPGESGTFDVPLHGAGRPVGITAEGFEPLWSGFGWLEGAARTLNVVRVDPAVPRLAMLHAGPPGSLTLDSGDTGTTTLVVRLRNLGGAAWPVGSERLGTAGDAPYALATSAWASPSRPPALSLNANRPGTSAVHPGEIGEWRIPLSAKGRAAGSYRLALQAVSGTGRYGPQLVTDVTVTGTAERRRPVFKGSGPRYVG; the protein is encoded by the coding sequence ATGCGCCGCGCTTCCGCCCTTCCCTCCGCCTCCCGGCGGCGGTACGCCTGGACCGCCCTGGCCGGCCTGCTCGCCGGCTCGGTGCTGGTCGTCGGCACGGCGGCGCCCGCTGCCGCCGAGGAGGTCGCCGAGCGGCCGGCCGACGGCGTCTTCGCGATCGAGGGCCACGGGTGGGGGCACGGCCGCGGCATGAGTCAGTGGGGTGCCCAGGGCGCCGCGAGCCAGGGGGTCTCCGCCGAGACGATCGTCAGCACCTACTACCCGGGCACCACGCGCAGCGTGCTCGCGCCCGCGCCGATCCGGGTCCTGCTGCAGGGCGACGAGGGCCGGGACCTGCAGGTCCACCCGGCCGGCGGCCTGACGGTCACCGACGTCTCCACCGGAACCGCGCAGGAGCTGCCCGACGGACCGAGCCGCTGGCGCGTGACCGTCGACAGCGCCGGCCTGCACGTGCAGTCGCTGACCGGATCGACCTGGTCGCCGTACACCCTCGGTGGCGGCACCACGCACCGCGGGCCGATCCGCTTCGGCGGCCCGACCTTCGTACGCGTCGACTTCCCGAACGGCACCAGCCGCGACTACCGCGGCGCCGTGCAGGCGGTGCAGACGGCGACCACCACGCTGGCCAGCGTGGTGGTCCTGCCCCTGGAGGACTACCTGCTGGGGGTGGTCCCTCGTGAGGCGCCCTCCTCCTGGAAGCCGGCTGCACTCCAGGCCCAGTCGATCGCCGCCCGTTCCTACTCGGCCAACAAGCGCGCGCGCGTCGCCGGCGCCGGCCACTGGGACATCTGTGACACCACGCAGTGCCAGGTCTTCGGCGGCAGCCGGCTCCACACGGCCGGCGGCACCACCGAGCTCGAGCCGGCGTCGACGAGCGAGGCCGTACGGGCCACCGCGGGCGTCGTCCGGACGTACGGCGGCACGCCGATCTTCGCGGAGTTCAGCAGCTCGAACGGCGGCTGGTCGACGACCGGCGACTTCCCCTACCTGCGGGCCCAGCGCGACGACTGGGACGGCGCGGTCCCCAACTCGGTGCACGCCTGGAAGGCCTCGCTGCACGCGACCGACCTCGAACGCCGCTTCCCGGCGGTCGGCACGCTGAAGCGGATCCGGGTGACCGCCCGCGACGGCAACGGCGCGTGGGGCGGCCGGGTCACCAAGGTCACGCTCGAGGGCGTCAGCAGCACCGGCGCGGCCACGTCGGTCAGCACCACCGGCGCCGGCGTCTACAACGCGCGGACCTGGCCGGCCAACAGCGACGGCCTCAAGTCCTCCTGGTGGCGCGTGGTGGTGGCCGAGACCGGGAGTTCGGTGACCGCGCAGTCGTCGGCGCCGATCCTGGTGCGGCCGCCCGGCGTCTCCACCGGGACGCTGACCACCGGCCTGCGCAACACCGGGGCGACGGCCTGGCCGGTGGACGGGCTGCACCTGGCCGTGGCCTCGCCGCCGGGCGAGGCCGACCCGCTGGCCGGCGGCTCCACCCGCCCGGGTGGCTACGTCCGCAACGCCACCCGGCCGGGAGCGACGACGGTCGAGCCGGGGGAGACGGCGGACTTCGCCGTCCGCCTCGACGCGGCAGGTGTGGCGGCCGGCACGCACGGTCGGGCCTACCGGCTGCGCATCGGCGACGGCCCGGTCTTCGGGGCGACCGTCGCCTGGAGCATCCCCGTGCAGGACGCGGTGCTGACCGCGGCCTACGCGGCGCTGCCGGTGGCCGCTCCGGGCGCCGGTCCGGCGACGACCGGCGGCCCGTCCCCGGTCTTCCCCGACGGCCGGACCGTCGTCGTGCCGCGGACGGGCTCGACCACGGTCCGCGTGCAGCTCACCGACACCGGCAACGTCGCCTGGCCGGCCGGCGACTCCTCACCGGTGCTGCTCGGCACCTCTCTGCCGCGCAACCGGGCCAGCACGGCAGCCGGCCCGGGCTGGCTCAGCCCGAGCCGGGCGGTCCGGCTCCGTTCCGGCAGCGGCGCGGTGGCTCCGGGGGAGTCCGGCACCTTCGACGTCCCCCTGCACGGCGCCGGCCGCCCGGTGGGCATCACCGCCGAGGGCTTCGAGCCGCTCTGGTCCGGCTTCGGCTGGCTCGAGGGTGCGGCCCGCACCCTCAACGTCGTCCGGGTGGACCCGGCCGTGCCGCGCCTGGCCATGCTGCACGCCGGGCCGCCCGGGAGCCTCACCCTGGACAGCGGCGACACCGGCACGACCACCCTCGTCGTGCGGCTGCGCAACCTGGGCGGCGCGGCCTGGCCGGTCGGCAGCGAGCGGCTGGGCACCGCCGGCGACGCGCCGTACGCCCTCGCCACCTCCGCGTGGGCGTCCCCGAGCCGCCCGCCCGCCCTCTCGCTGAACGCGAACCGTCCGGGCACCAGCGCGGTGCATCCCGGCGAGATCGGCGAGTGGCGGATCCCGCTGTCGGCGAAGGGCAGGGCCGCGGGCAGCTACCGGCTGGCCCTGCAGGCCGTGTCCGGCACCGGCCGGTACGGGCCGCAGCTGGTCACCGACGTGACGGTCACGGGTACGGCCGAGCGCCGCCGGCCGGTCTTCAAGGGGTCGGGGCCGCGGTACGTCGGATGA
- a CDS encoding lysylphosphatidylglycerol synthase domain-containing protein, whose product MRPPAWLGRAVRTGFLALALLLLVLALRDNGSEALAAVRDVGIASALASLAAALLGLLASAMVWRALLADLGTSLPLRPALHVFFLGQLGKYVPGSVFAIAAQMELGRSQGAPRSRVGTASLLFMGVLVAAGLLTAALALPLTSPDALRDFAWVLLVLPLALLVLHPPVLSRLVDLLLRVLRRDPLERPLSRRGVGAATGWALVMWAAYGVHLWLLVRPQDTQGRADLLLLSLGAYALAWTAGFLFVVAPAGAGVREVALVAGLAPVLDRPAALAVAVLSRVLMTLGDLLWGAAGAGLTPRSRKQPGPGGAVVTTVIPVQQLGKAADD is encoded by the coding sequence GTGAGACCGCCCGCCTGGCTCGGCCGCGCCGTCCGGACCGGCTTCCTGGCCCTGGCACTGCTGCTGCTGGTCCTGGCCCTGCGCGACAACGGGAGCGAGGCACTCGCCGCGGTCCGCGACGTCGGCATCGCCAGCGCCCTGGCCTCCCTCGCCGCCGCCCTCCTGGGGCTGCTCGCCAGCGCCATGGTGTGGCGCGCCCTGCTGGCCGACCTCGGCACGAGCCTGCCGCTGCGGCCGGCGCTGCATGTCTTCTTCCTCGGCCAACTCGGCAAGTACGTCCCGGGCAGTGTGTTCGCGATCGCCGCGCAGATGGAGCTGGGCCGCTCCCAGGGCGCCCCCCGCAGCCGCGTCGGGACGGCGAGCCTGCTGTTCATGGGGGTGCTGGTCGCGGCCGGCCTGCTCACGGCGGCGCTCGCCCTGCCGCTGACCAGCCCCGACGCGCTGCGCGACTTCGCCTGGGTGCTGCTCGTGCTGCCGCTCGCCCTGCTCGTGCTGCACCCGCCGGTGCTCTCCCGGCTGGTCGATCTGCTGCTGCGCGTCCTGCGCCGCGACCCGCTCGAGCGGCCCCTGTCGCGTCGGGGCGTCGGTGCCGCGACCGGCTGGGCGCTGGTCATGTGGGCGGCGTACGGCGTGCACCTGTGGCTGCTGGTCCGGCCCCAGGACACCCAGGGCCGCGCGGACCTGCTGCTGCTCAGCCTCGGCGCCTACGCGCTCGCCTGGACGGCCGGGTTCCTGTTCGTCGTGGCGCCGGCCGGTGCCGGCGTGCGCGAGGTCGCGCTCGTCGCCGGGCTGGCTCCGGTGCTGGACCGGCCCGCGGCGCTGGCGGTCGCCGTCCTGAGCCGGGTGCTGATGACCCTCGGCGACCTGCTCTGGGGAGCGGCCGGGGCCGGGCTCACACCGCGGTCGCGGAAGCAGCCTGGCCCGGGTGGGGCTGTAGTGACTACTGTGATCCCCGTTCAGCAGCTGGGGAAGGCTGCCGACGACTGA
- a CDS encoding class I SAM-dependent methyltransferase, whose translation MTAAPETPGVVIGNHTKKYTAKNPAIKWLTERFVARLDTMVGHIAADARAATNPLEVGAGEGVISLKMKERFGTCVGLDLPDAGLRQEWRSRPGPHYLHGDAERLPFRDEQFDLVVCVEVLEHLQDPDAGLRELARVTSRHLLLSVPHEPFFRGSNLLTGRYVKDLGNTPGHLNHWTGAGFQRFVSQCATVREVASPYPWTIVWATKV comes from the coding sequence ATGACTGCAGCGCCCGAGACGCCCGGTGTGGTGATCGGCAACCACACCAAGAAGTACACGGCCAAGAACCCGGCGATCAAGTGGCTCACCGAGCGCTTCGTCGCCCGGCTCGACACGATGGTGGGACACATCGCCGCCGATGCCCGGGCGGCCACCAACCCGCTCGAGGTGGGCGCCGGTGAGGGTGTGATCAGCCTGAAGATGAAGGAACGCTTCGGCACCTGCGTCGGGCTGGACCTGCCCGACGCCGGGCTGCGCCAGGAGTGGCGCTCGCGTCCCGGCCCGCACTACCTGCACGGCGACGCCGAGCGGCTGCCGTTCCGGGACGAGCAGTTCGACCTGGTGGTGTGCGTCGAGGTGCTCGAGCACCTGCAGGACCCCGACGCCGGGCTGCGCGAGCTGGCCCGGGTGACCTCCCGGCACCTGCTGCTGTCGGTCCCGCACGAGCCGTTCTTCCGCGGCTCCAACCTGTTGACCGGGCGCTACGTCAAGGACCTGGGCAACACCCCCGGCCACCTCAACCACTGGACCGGCGCCGGCTTCCAGCGTTTCGTCTCGCAGTGCGCGACGGTCCGCGAGGTGGCCTCGCCCTACCCCTGGACCATCGTCTGGGCCACCAAGGTCTGA
- a CDS encoding glycosyltransferase family 2 protein yields MRLVVQVPCLNEEETLPAVLSTIPTSIPGIDDILVLIIDDGSTDRTVEVAQEHGVTHFVRHARNRGLGRSFHDGVQRALELGADIVVNTDGDNQYPQERITDLVQPILAGRADIVIADRQVDLVEHFSGPKKVLQKLGSRIVNKAAGTELPDAASGFRAYSRDSLMLLNTITRFSYCMETIIQAGNKKLAIESVAVTTNPKTRESRLFNNTYEHVLKSAGAIMRAYVMYKPYVIFSFFAALLGVLGLIPFVRYGILKAIGDEGNHLQSLLVGTILLVMSFMSVIVGILGDLLRTNRALIEDQLEHTKKMRFGQLDPSSPAPVAVAERPVTGSTRRVPGRKAPATRRVG; encoded by the coding sequence GTGCGTCTTGTGGTCCAGGTCCCCTGCCTGAACGAGGAGGAGACCCTCCCCGCTGTCCTGTCGACGATTCCGACGTCGATCCCCGGGATCGACGATATCCTCGTGCTGATCATCGATGACGGCTCCACCGACCGCACCGTCGAGGTCGCGCAGGAGCACGGTGTCACGCACTTCGTACGGCACGCCCGCAACCGCGGCCTCGGGCGCTCCTTCCACGACGGCGTGCAGCGCGCGCTCGAGCTGGGCGCCGACATCGTCGTCAACACCGACGGCGACAACCAGTACCCGCAGGAGCGCATCACCGACCTGGTGCAGCCGATCCTTGCCGGCCGGGCCGACATCGTCATCGCCGACCGGCAGGTCGACCTGGTCGAGCACTTCTCCGGCCCGAAGAAGGTGCTGCAGAAGCTCGGCAGCCGGATCGTCAACAAGGCCGCCGGCACCGAGCTGCCGGACGCGGCCAGCGGCTTTCGCGCCTACTCGCGCGACTCGCTGATGCTGCTGAACACGATCACACGGTTCAGCTACTGCATGGAGACGATCATCCAGGCCGGCAACAAGAAGCTGGCGATCGAGAGCGTCGCGGTCACGACCAATCCGAAGACGCGCGAGTCGCGGCTGTTCAACAACACCTACGAGCACGTCCTGAAGTCGGCCGGCGCGATCATGCGCGCCTATGTCATGTACAAGCCGTACGTCATCTTCAGCTTCTTCGCCGCGCTGCTCGGCGTGCTCGGCCTCATCCCGTTCGTGCGCTACGGGATCCTCAAGGCGATCGGCGACGAGGGCAACCACCTGCAGTCCCTGCTGGTCGGCACGATCCTGCTGGTGATGAGCTTCATGAGCGTCATCGTCGGGATCCTCGGCGACCTGCTTCGGACCAACCGGGCGCTCATCGAGGACCAGCTCGAGCACACCAAGAAGATGCGGTTCGGACAGCTCGACCCGAGCAGCCCGGCGCCGGTCGCCGTGGCCGAACGCCCCGTCACCGGGTCCACGCGCCGGGTGCCGGGCCGGAAAGCACCGGCGACCCGCCGGGTGGGCTGA
- a CDS encoding acyltransferase, with protein sequence MAGSDYHTYKRAMTSLHGARETSARAFYSGLRHRRRRIWIGSKTVLDGAERIAVREGGALRIGLGSFGLSSRHDTSIVRVRAGASLHCEGIVSLQRGVRVVVDGGRLTIGHGTNVNGVGTKILCAQGITIGEFCTFSWDVQLLDNDFHAITVDGVEQPSAAPITIGDRVWVGTRAVVLKGVTIGDGAVVAAGAVVTRDVPAGAVVGGLPAKVIGRADSWS encoded by the coding sequence GTGGCGGGCAGCGACTACCACACCTACAAGCGCGCGATGACGTCGCTGCACGGCGCTCGGGAGACCAGCGCGCGGGCCTTCTACAGCGGCCTGCGGCACCGCAGGCGGCGCATCTGGATCGGCTCGAAGACGGTGCTGGACGGCGCGGAGCGCATCGCCGTCCGGGAGGGTGGCGCGCTCCGGATCGGCCTCGGCTCCTTCGGGCTGTCCAGCAGGCACGACACCTCGATCGTGCGGGTGCGGGCGGGCGCGTCCCTGCACTGCGAGGGGATCGTGTCGCTGCAGCGCGGGGTGCGTGTGGTCGTCGACGGCGGCCGGCTGACGATCGGCCACGGCACGAATGTCAACGGCGTCGGTACGAAGATCCTGTGCGCGCAGGGCATCACCATCGGGGAGTTCTGCACGTTCTCGTGGGACGTGCAGCTGCTCGACAACGACTTCCACGCGATCACGGTCGACGGGGTCGAGCAGCCGTCGGCCGCCCCGATCACCATCGGCGACCGGGTCTGGGTGGGCACCCGGGCGGTCGTGCTCAAGGGCGTCACCATCGGCGACGGCGCGGTCGTCGCCGCGGGGGCCGTCGTGACCAGGGACGTCCCCGCGGGCGCGGTCGTCGGCGGGCTGCCCGCGAAGGTGATCGGCCGCGCCGACAGCTGGAGCTAG
- a CDS encoding ABC transporter permease — MPVPVSSASDEARAALARDRAAAQGRLRWELLSQLIRKDLKVKYQGSTLGFVWSLANPLLLLGIYYVIFAVVLNNGVPDYHVYVMCGLLAFTAFSQGVGAASGSVVSNSGLVKKVRFPLLVLPLSGVGFALVQFVLQFPVLLVIALISGVNFLHPPVLLLIPAAALLVVFATSLGILAAALNVRYRDTSHFVEIAMLVWFWLNPILYPAGLVKTALERFGAADLFWLYFLNPMATVVSTFQRAIYQTPTYLDREGVSRELLVDGGYAVYLRNLAMGFVISALLLLLARRTFKRLQADFAEDL, encoded by the coding sequence GTGCCCGTGCCCGTCAGCAGCGCCTCGGACGAGGCCCGCGCCGCCCTCGCCAGGGATCGAGCTGCGGCTCAGGGGCGGCTCCGGTGGGAGCTGCTGAGCCAGCTCATCCGCAAGGACCTCAAGGTGAAGTACCAGGGGTCCACGCTCGGCTTCGTCTGGAGCCTGGCCAACCCGCTGCTGCTGCTCGGCATCTACTACGTCATCTTCGCGGTCGTCCTGAACAACGGGGTCCCCGACTACCACGTGTACGTGATGTGCGGCCTGCTCGCCTTCACCGCGTTCAGTCAGGGAGTCGGCGCAGCCTCCGGCAGCGTCGTCAGCAACTCCGGCCTGGTGAAGAAGGTGCGCTTCCCGCTGCTGGTGCTGCCGCTGTCCGGCGTCGGCTTCGCTCTCGTGCAGTTCGTGCTGCAGTTCCCTGTGCTGCTGGTCATCGCGCTCATCAGCGGTGTCAACTTCCTGCACCCCCCGGTGCTGCTGCTCATCCCGGCCGCTGCGCTGCTGGTCGTCTTCGCGACGTCGCTCGGGATCCTCGCCGCGGCGCTCAACGTGCGCTACCGCGACACCAGCCACTTCGTCGAGATCGCCATGCTGGTGTGGTTCTGGCTCAACCCGATCCTCTACCCGGCCGGCCTGGTCAAGACGGCGCTGGAGAGATTCGGTGCGGCAGACCTGTTCTGGCTGTACTTCCTGAACCCGATGGCCACCGTCGTGTCGACCTTCCAGCGGGCGATCTACCAGACGCCGACCTACCTCGACAGGGAAGGCGTGAGCCGGGAGCTGCTCGTCGACGGCGGCTACGCCGTCTACCTGCGCAACCTGGCAATGGGCTTCGTCATCTCCGCGCTGCTGCTGCTGCTCGCCCGTCGCACGTTCAAGCGCCTGCAGGCCGACTTCGCGGAAGACCTGTGA